From the genome of Hoeflea algicola:
AATCAGATGAACTACACTATAGACAAAATATTTCCCGGGGCTGATATCGAAGATATCGACGCCCGCACGCGTGCTGCCTTGGCTGCAGCCGGCTTTGGGGTCCTGACCGAAATCGACGTCAAGGCGACAATGAAGAAGAAAATTGACAAGAACCTGCCGGGGTATCGCATCCTTGGTGCCTGCAATCCGAACATGGCCTGGCAGGCCATCGGCATGGAGCCGAAAGTCGGGGCCATGCTTCCGTGCAACGTGATTGTGCGGGAGACAGCCGAAGGTGTGGAAGTGTCGGCGGTCGATCCGGTGATCTCGATGACCGGGATCAACAATCAGGAGCTCGGCGAAGTCGCCGGCCAGGTCCGGAAGATGCTTCAGGAGGTTGTTTCAGCGATTTGATCTTTCATGCCGAAGTCCGCGAAACGAAACCGTACACATTCACATGCAAGCGGGACTAAAAGGTTTGGTCACGCTTGCACACATTCAGGTCGGCCTCGACTTGCACTCCTGCTACGTCAGTCGCGTACCCATCCACGCGTTTCAAATTTTCGTTACCCACGCAGATGAACAAATCTGCTACGCTGTTTACATGAAAAGCAACATCGCGCTCTCAACGGCGACGGCTGCGCCAGCTCTCCGATCCACAAGGGACAGAGATGAATTTGTTTCAAAAGCTGCTCAACACTTCGATCTTGCTCGCATTGGCCGTGTCTATGACAGCTTGCGTATCGACGGTTCTTGATGTCGACAACAAGGCAAATCAACCGATTGCCGCCAACCTCGTCAGCGATATGAAAAAACGCAAGATGACCCCGGCTGATCCCATACTGGTCCGGATCTTCAAGGATGAGAGCGAGCTCGAGATCTGGAAACGTGACCGTACTGGGCGTTACGCGCTTTTGAAGACCTTTCCCATGTGTCGCTGGTCCGGCAAGCTCGGCCCAAAGACCAAGGAAGGAGATCGGCAAGCTCCAGAAGGGTTTTACCATGTCTCCGCCGGTATGCTGAATCCCAACTCACAATATTATCTCTCTTTCAATCTCGGCTACCCAAACAAGCTGGAAAGCGCACTCGGCTACACCGGCGACGCCTTGATGGTTCATGGCGCCTGTACATCGGCAGGATGCTACGCGCTCACGGACGCTGGCGTCGCGCAAATCTATGCGATCGTGCGTGAAGCCATCAGGAGCGGACAGTCTTCCTTTCAGGTGCAGGCTTTTCCATTCCGGATGACGCCCGAGAACATGGCGCGAAATCGAAATGATCCTAATTTCGATTTTTGGACAAACCTGAAACAGGGCTATGACATTTTGGAGGTCACAGGCCGGCAACCCCAGTTGTCCTATTGCGGCAGACGGTATGTCTTCGACGCGACCTTTGAGGGTGGAAATCCTCGCAACCCGCTTGCTTCATGTCCACCGCTGCTGAGC
Proteins encoded in this window:
- a CDS encoding L,D-transpeptidase family protein, giving the protein MNLFQKLLNTSILLALAVSMTACVSTVLDVDNKANQPIAANLVSDMKKRKMTPADPILVRIFKDESELEIWKRDRTGRYALLKTFPMCRWSGKLGPKTKEGDRQAPEGFYHVSAGMLNPNSQYYLSFNLGYPNKLESALGYTGDALMVHGACTSAGCYALTDAGVAQIYAIVREAIRSGQSSFQVQAFPFRMTPENMARNRNDPNFDFWTNLKQGYDILEVTGRQPQLSYCGRRYVFDATFEGGNPRNPLASCPPLLSAENDVVAARRVSDERKMEAILASGTVISAHAYSDGGMHPSFRKLLKSRGAEVLAQTASLKNVPVSRPDAALADPHTPGE
- a CDS encoding DUF302 domain-containing protein; translation: MNYTIDKIFPGADIEDIDARTRAALAAAGFGVLTEIDVKATMKKKIDKNLPGYRILGACNPNMAWQAIGMEPKVGAMLPCNVIVRETAEGVEVSAVDPVISMTGINNQELGEVAGQVRKMLQEVVSAI